In the genome of Salvelinus sp. IW2-2015 linkage group LG25, ASM291031v2, whole genome shotgun sequence, one region contains:
- the LOC111951955 gene encoding rab11 family-interacting protein 2 has protein sequence MSLAKQSQTWFPTHVQATVLQATDLQAKGKHGTNDAYAIIQLGKEKYSTSVAEKTLNPAWREEASFELPGLLLEGNPEIYELCLIVMHRSLVGMDKFLGQSTINLNDIFDNKERRRTDWYSLDSRPGKKRKERGKIQVGIQFMRNNMTASMFDLSVKDKPRSPFTKLKDKMKGRRHDGGLSDTTSAILPRSAMCDSETLRQPSASDHQPQPEPKIKRHLLAGSHTLSAARSMSDLIGTHFRPKLDSRNSMEQLEKGSGAAPHRRSQGEVPGYQDSEGHGDPFTHISDGLPQKYATLPRNRNPFEGEQGQLWDRGEKKEKKEKVSLLERVTGKKEGRKTNNGGRSGSSGDLRSSNPFSSDSQGDTQPTNPFLSHYKGSDKTPTTNGDIRKARENHGKKNETMQTSVASYSNLSFDEVVQELIKQKGVVKKKDAHIRELEDYIDNLLVRVMEETPSILRTPYEPKRKAGKISKKN, from the exons AtgtcactagcaaagcagtcACAAACGTGGTTCCCAACTCATGTCCAAGCCACTGTTCTCCAAGCAACTGACCTACAAGCTAAGGGTAAGCATGGCACCAACGACGCCTACGCTATCATCCAGCTGGGCAAAGAGAAGTACTCGACATCTGTGGCAGAGAAAACACTCAACCCAGcgtggagagaagaagcctcctTTGAACTGCCTGGTCTGCTTCTGGAGGGCAATCCAGAAATCTATGAATTATGCCTTATCGTGATGCACAGGTCCCTGGTGGGGATGGATAAATTCCTGGGCCAGAGTACCATCAATCTCAATGATATTTTTGATAACAAGGAGCGAAGGAGAACAGA CTGGTACTCCTTGGACTCCAGGCcagggaagaagaggaaggagagagggaagatccAGGTCGGCATTCAGTTCATGAGGAACAACATGACGGCCAGCATGTTTGACCTCTCCGTAAAGGACAAGCCCCGCTCGCCCTTCACCAAACTCAAGGACAAGATGAAGGGGCGCAGGCACGACGGTGGTCTCTCCGACACCACCTCAGCCATCCTGCCCCGCTCCGCCATGTGTGACTCGGAGACCCTTCGCCAACCCAGTGCATCTGACCATcagccccagccagagcccaagaTCAAGAGACACCTACTGGCCGGCTCCCATACACTCTCTGCAGCCCGCTCTATGTCTGACCTCATTGGCACTCACTTCCGCCCCAAGCTGGACTCCAGAAACTCCATGGAACAGCTGG AGAAAGGGAGTGGTGCCGCCCCTCACCGGCGCTCCCAGGGCGAGGTGCCAGGCTACCAGGACAGCGAGGGGCACGGTGATCCTTTTACTCATATCAGCGACGGCCTGCCGCAGAAGTACGCCACCCTCCCACGCAACCGCAACCCGTTCGAGGGGGAGCAGGGCCAGCTGTGGGACCgaggggagaaaaaggagaagaaggagaaggtcAGCTTGCTGGAACGTGTGACCGGGAAGAAGGAGGGACGCAAGACCAACAACGGGGGGCGTTCGGGCAGCTCTGGGGACCTGCGCTCAAGCAACCCCTTCAGCAGCGACTCTCAGGGCGacacccaaccaaccaaccccTTCCTCTCACACTACAAAGGAAG CGATAAAACTCCCACCACTAATGGAGACATCCGAAAGGCAAGAGAGAACCACGGAAAGAAAAAT GAGACAATGCAGACGAGCGTGGCTTCCTATAGCAACTTATCTTTCGACGAGGTGGTGCAGGAGCTCATCAAGCAGAAGGGGGTGGTGAAAAAGAAGGACGCGCATATCCGTGAACTGGAAGACTACATTGATAACCTGCTGGTGCGCGTTATGGAGGAGACGCCGAGCATCCTACGGACACCCTACGAGCCCAAGAGGAAAGCGGGGAAAATCTCCAAAAAGAACTAG